The following coding sequences lie in one Chionomys nivalis chromosome 8, mChiNiv1.1, whole genome shotgun sequence genomic window:
- the LOC130880353 gene encoding LOW QUALITY PROTEIN: olfactory receptor 56A4-like (The sequence of the model RefSeq protein was modified relative to this genomic sequence to represent the inferred CDS: inserted 1 base in 1 codon) — MIGKQHMEAQKNISSVPVSEFFLICFPNYQTWQHWLSLPXSLLFLLAMGANATLLITIRMEASLHEPMYYLLSLLSLLDIVLCLTVIPKVLAIFWFDDKSISFSACFLQMFVMNSFLMMESCTFMVMAYDRYVAICKPLQYPSIITDQFVARAAIFVAARNGILTMPIPVLSSQLRYCARTIKNCICTNLSVSKLSCDDITFNKLYQFVVGWTLLGSDLILIILSYSFILKAVLRIKAEGAMAKALGTCGSHFILILFFSTVLLVLVITNLARERIPPDIPILLNVLHHLIPPALNPIVYGVRTREIKQGIWNLLRRL, encoded by the exons ATGATCGGAAAGCAACACATGGaagcacagaaaaatatttcttccGTTCCTGTCTCTGAATTCTTCCTCATATGTTTCCCTAACTACCAGACCTGGCAGCATTGGCTGTCCCTGC tcagcctcctcttcctcctggccATGGGGGCCAATGCCACCCTTCTCATCACAATCAGGATGGAGGCCTCTCTGCATGAGCCCATGTACTAcctgctcagccttctttctcttctggacATTGTGCTCTGCCTCACTGTCATACCTAAGGTCCTGGCCATCTTCTGGTTTGACGACAAATCCATAAGcttctctgcctgcttcctccagATGTTTGTCATGAACAGTTTCCTGATGATGGAGTCCTGCACCTTCATggtcatggcctatgaccgctatgtggccatctgcaagccTCTGCAGTACCCATCCATCATCACTGACCAATTTGTGGCTAGGGCTGCCATCTTTGTGGCAGCCCGGAATGGGATTCTTACTATGCCTATCCCTGTACTTTCTTCCCAACTGAGATACTGTGCAAGAACAATCAAGAACTGCATCTGTACCAATCTGTCCGTGTCCAAACTCTCTTGTGATGACATCACTTTTAACAAGCTCTACCAGTTTGTCGTAGGCTGGACCCTGCTGGGTTCTGACCTCATCCtcattattctttcttattctttcatCCTGAAGGCTGTGCTGAGGATCAAAGCTGAGGGAGCTATGGCCAAAGCTTTAGGCACATGTGGTTCCCACTTtatcctcatcctcttcttcagCACAGTCTTGCTGGTGCTGGTCATCACTAACCTGGCCAGGGAGAGGATTCCCCCGGATATCCCTATCCTGCTCAACGTCTTGCATCACCTCATCCCCCCAGCTCTGAACCCCATTGTTTATGGAGTAAGAACGAGGGAGATCAAGCAGGGAATATGGAACCTGCTTAGGAGGTTGTAA